In Bartonella machadoae, a single genomic region encodes these proteins:
- a CDS encoding DEAD/DEAH box helicase: MNAVEKKIAARLSLRYPQHKSLNVLVQILENIELSKNTDLVADLEAIKKLYPSVQDFERDFPSFCFALATGVGKTRLMGAFISYLYLTGRSRNFFILAPNLTIYEKLKQDFSPQSPKYVFNGMNEFVANRPVIITGDDYESGKGIHSNEPKFYGQQRLFEDGNTAFINIFNISKINTTDHKKGTAKSNIPRIKRLQETIGESYFDYLANLPDLVLLMDEAHRYRASAGVSAINELKPVLGLELTATPKTIGAKPVNFKNVVYGYSLAEAMRDGFVKEPAVATRKDFQPKNYTSEQLEYIKLQDAIHAHEKVKADLVIYASDYKRKCVKPFVLVVAQDTEHAQKLRDLLEADDFFAGAYKGKVIEIHSKQSNTEEDKNIQKLIAIEDPNEPTEIVIHVNKLKEGWDVTNLYTIVPLRASTSEILTEQTIGRGLRLPYDSKTGIESIDRLTIIAHDRFQDIIDRANEPNSIIKKHIEIGIGGDISAEKSDILTVPSCAETESTKTTVTRYSHINGASDLQDVVLHNTAPPFTSEEKKIADITWNIIKGYEKLPNSQALCSTVIQEKISNEVIETMHASKGTLISDSIKIEAEALVQKVVANLTENLAKHIIDIPNIVLIPSGEITYGFSDFDLKNLESLNLQPVSRELLIRELRTHKSIFLTSENEYLKEPHLENYIIRTLIDNDFIDYDNHTPLLRKLAGQLVQHFRSYLSSDAAVENVLIHYQHQINNFIVAQLKSHQWETQQDYEVKITRGFTTLTPLHYALSQGTFPLDFRCIPSNKSDIKTLVFKGFKKCCYPLQKFDSVEGELRFAQILEDDVKVLKWMKLARGFFKIEYDKGLIYEPDFVVETKDAKYLCEPKKASEMHNPIVLKKTNAAVQWCYHATSYAVTHDGKPWYYVLIPHDTIKANRSFEGLCAEFTISRTELNAE; this comes from the coding sequence ATGAACGCAGTTGAAAAAAAAATTGCTGCTCGTTTATCATTGCGCTACCCTCAACACAAATCCTTGAATGTTTTGGTGCAAATCCTAGAAAATATTGAACTTTCTAAAAATACTGATTTAGTTGCAGATTTGGAAGCAATAAAAAAACTTTATCCTTCTGTACAAGATTTTGAACGCGATTTTCCTTCTTTTTGTTTTGCTTTGGCAACTGGAGTTGGAAAAACACGTTTGATGGGCGCTTTTATCAGCTATCTTTATTTAACAGGACGCAGTCGCAATTTTTTTATATTGGCGCCAAATTTGACTATTTATGAAAAATTAAAACAGGATTTCAGTCCTCAAAGTCCCAAATATGTATTCAATGGAATGAATGAGTTTGTTGCAAATAGACCGGTAATTATTACAGGTGATGATTATGAAAGCGGTAAAGGAATTCACTCTAATGAACCGAAATTTTATGGACAACAGCGTTTGTTTGAGGATGGAAATACAGCTTTTATCAATATTTTTAATATTTCCAAAATTAACACAACGGATCATAAAAAAGGAACTGCAAAATCAAATATTCCACGGATTAAACGCTTACAAGAAACTATTGGCGAAAGTTATTTTGATTATCTTGCAAATCTTCCTGATCTAGTGCTGTTAATGGATGAAGCGCATCGTTATCGTGCTTCTGCGGGTGTTTCGGCGATTAATGAGTTGAAACCTGTTTTAGGTTTAGAGCTTACAGCAACACCGAAAACAATAGGGGCAAAGCCTGTGAATTTTAAAAATGTTGTATACGGCTATTCACTTGCAGAGGCTATGAGAGATGGGTTTGTGAAAGAACCCGCTGTCGCTACACGTAAAGACTTTCAACCGAAAAACTATACGTCTGAACAATTAGAGTATATTAAACTACAAGATGCAATTCATGCACACGAAAAAGTAAAAGCAGATTTGGTTATCTATGCTAGTGATTATAAAAGAAAATGCGTTAAACCTTTTGTGTTAGTTGTAGCGCAAGATACAGAGCATGCGCAGAAATTGCGTGATTTATTAGAAGCGGATGATTTTTTTGCCGGAGCTTATAAGGGAAAGGTTATAGAAATTCATTCAAAACAATCGAATACAGAAGAAGATAAGAATATTCAGAAACTGATTGCAATTGAAGATCCAAATGAACCAACGGAAATTGTTATTCACGTTAATAAACTGAAAGAAGGATGGGATGTCACCAATCTCTATACCATTGTGCCGTTGCGTGCATCTACTTCAGAGATTTTAACTGAGCAAACGATAGGTCGTGGATTACGTTTGCCGTATGATAGTAAAACTGGCATAGAATCCATTGATCGTTTAACAATCATTGCACATGACCGTTTCCAAGATATTATTGATCGTGCTAATGAGCCAAACTCAATTATTAAAAAGCATATTGAGATTGGAATAGGAGGGGATATATCAGCTGAAAAATCAGATATACTCACAGTACCAAGTTGTGCAGAAACTGAATCAACAAAGACAACGGTGACACGCTACTCCCATATAAACGGAGCATCTGATTTACAAGATGTCGTGTTGCATAATACGGCTCCACCTTTCACTTCCGAAGAGAAAAAAATTGCTGATATTACGTGGAATATTATCAAAGGATATGAGAAATTGCCGAATTCTCAGGCACTTTGCTCCACTGTAATACAAGAAAAAATCAGTAATGAAGTTATTGAAACCATGCACGCGTCAAAGGGGACCCTCATTTCTGATAGCATAAAAATAGAGGCTGAAGCTTTGGTGCAAAAAGTGGTTGCAAACCTAACAGAAAATTTAGCAAAACATATAATAGATATTCCCAATATTGTGCTTATTCCCTCTGGTGAGATTACTTATGGTTTTTCTGACTTTGATTTAAAAAACCTAGAAAGTTTAAACTTGCAACCCGTGAGTAGAGAGCTTTTAATTCGGGAATTACGCACACATAAAAGTATTTTTCTTACCTCTGAAAATGAGTATCTCAAAGAGCCTCATCTTGAAAATTATATCATTCGTACTTTAATTGATAATGACTTTATTGATTATGACAATCATACGCCACTATTACGAAAATTAGCGGGGCAGTTGGTGCAACATTTTCGCTCTTATTTATCAAGTGATGCTGCTGTTGAGAATGTATTGATTCACTATCAGCATCAAATTAATAATTTTATAGTTGCTCAATTAAAATCACACCAGTGGGAAACACAACAAGATTATGAGGTTAAAATTACGCGGGGGTTTACAACTTTAACACCTCTTCACTACGCACTATCACAGGGTACATTTCCTCTTGATTTTCGTTGTATTCCTTCCAATAAAAGCGATATTAAAACATTGGTATTCAAGGGATTTAAAAAATGCTGTTATCCTTTACAAAAATTTGATTCAGTGGAGGGGGAGTTGCGGTTTGCTCAAATATTAGAGGATGATGTAAAAGTATTAAAATGGATGAAGCTTGCTCGAGGTTTTTTCAAGATAGAATATGACAAAGGATTGATCTATGAACCGGATTTTGTTGTAGAAACGAAAGACGCAAAATATCTTTGTGAACCTAAAAAAGCATCTGAAATGCACAATCCTATTGTTTTGAAAAAGACAAATGCAGCCGTTCAGTGGTGCTATCATGCAACGAGTTATGCTGTTACGCATGATGGAAAACCATGGTATTATGTCCTTATTCCACATGATACTATTAAGGCCAATCGTAGTTTTGAAGGTTTGTGTGCAGAGTTCACAATTTCAAGAACTGAACTTAATGCAGAATAG
- a CDS encoding site-specific DNA-methyltransferase: MSRNKQKLELTWIGKEKRPRLEPRILLEDLEKSYHAPHQVSAQDIFDNKLIFGDNLLALKALEQEYTGKVKCIYIDPPYNTGNAFEHYEDGLEHSIWLSLMRDRLVLLHILLAENGVLFMQLDDNEIHYAKVLCDELFGRNNFITNLIWHKKRGKDNSSRYFSTTHDHILVYAKNSSKFYINRVALDDTTKKAYSNPDNDPRGAYRVLGLWARQQGGSEFEYTTKAGKFFSKRLWLVNLESMQQLDKEDRLIIKGNNLYRKFFLSENKGSIPETIWIGLSNNANAKDELKKIFTNHIVELFNTPKPEHLLQRIIGIATDPGDLVLDSFAGSGTTGAVAHKMGRKWIMIELGEHCHTHIIPRLKQVIDGTDQGGISKNVNWQGGGGFRYYRLAPSLLQKDPWGQWIISREYNAAVLSEAMCKHMGFTYAPDENHYWMQGYSTETDYIYVTTNAMTHEQLRVISEEVGPHRTLLICCAAFDTKPESFENLTLTKIPRAVLEKCEWGRDDYSLNVANLEPMVVVKEPSKKDKDIAQAELDLFE; this comes from the coding sequence CACACCAAGTATCTGCTCAAGATATTTTTGATAATAAACTCATCTTTGGTGATAATTTACTCGCGCTCAAAGCGCTTGAACAAGAATATACAGGTAAGGTAAAGTGTATCTATATTGATCCACCTTATAATACGGGCAATGCATTCGAACATTATGAAGATGGTTTAGAACATTCCATATGGCTTAGCCTTATGAGGGATAGGCTGGTGCTATTGCACATATTACTGGCTGAGAATGGTGTACTTTTTATGCAGTTGGATGACAATGAAATACATTATGCAAAAGTCTTATGTGATGAGTTATTTGGGCGTAATAATTTTATTACTAATCTTATATGGCATAAAAAAAGAGGAAAAGATAATTCTTCTCGTTATTTTAGTACAACCCATGACCATATTTTAGTTTATGCAAAAAACTCCTCAAAGTTTTATATCAATCGTGTTGCATTAGATGATACAACAAAAAAAGCATATTCAAATCCTGATAATGATCCAAGAGGTGCATATCGTGTTCTCGGCTTGTGGGCTAGGCAGCAAGGCGGATCTGAATTTGAATATACTACTAAAGCAGGAAAATTTTTTTCTAAGCGCCTGTGGCTTGTTAACTTAGAAAGTATGCAACAATTAGATAAAGAAGACCGCCTTATCATCAAAGGTAATAATTTATACCGTAAATTTTTCCTTTCAGAAAATAAAGGAAGTATTCCAGAAACTATCTGGATAGGTCTTTCCAATAATGCAAATGCTAAAGATGAATTGAAAAAAATATTTACTAATCATATAGTAGAGTTATTTAATACTCCAAAGCCTGAACATCTTCTTCAGAGAATTATTGGTATAGCCACTGATCCTGGAGATCTTGTTTTAGATTCTTTTGCCGGCTCTGGTACCACTGGAGCGGTTGCTCACAAAATGGGCCGCAAGTGGATTATGATTGAACTTGGGGAGCATTGTCATACACACATCATCCCTCGTTTAAAACAAGTGATTGATGGAACTGATCAAGGTGGTATTTCTAAAAATGTAAATTGGCAAGGTGGTGGAGGATTCCGCTATTATCGTCTTGCACCTTCTTTGTTGCAAAAAGATCCATGGGGACAGTGGATTATTAGTCGCGAATATAATGCTGCTGTGCTTTCAGAAGCCATGTGCAAACATATGGGTTTTACCTATGCTCCTGATGAAAACCATTATTGGATGCAAGGATATTCAACCGAAACGGATTATATTTATGTAACAACCAATGCAATGACACATGAACAACTCCGCGTTATCAGTGAAGAGGTTGGTCCTCATCGTACTTTGCTTATTTGTTGTGCAGCTTTTGATACGAAACCAGAATCTTTTGAGAATCTCACGCTTACCAAAATACCGCGTGCTGTCTTAGAAAAGTGTGAATGGGGGAGGGATGATTACAGTTTGAATGTAGCAAATCTTGAACCAATGGTGGTAGTAAAAGAGCCCTCCAAAAAAGATAAAGATATTGCACAAGCAGAATTAGATTTATTCGAATAA